Proteins from one Nyctibius grandis isolate bNycGra1 chromosome 2, bNycGra1.pri, whole genome shotgun sequence genomic window:
- the TSC22D1 gene encoding TSC22 domain family protein 1 isoform X1, whose protein sequence is MHQTDSAADISARKMAHPAMFPRRGSSSSSGSSCVTAPTAPGTGVGSAALSAEDYQPPLLVQPPPSSPAASSSAGPQPTPPPPQSLNLLSQSQLQPQPLAQTGAQMKKKSGFQITSVTPAQISASMSSNNSIAEDTESYDDLDESHTEDLSSSEILDVSLSRATDLGEPERSSSEETLNNFQEAETPGAVSPNQPHLPQQHAPLPHHLQQSVVINGSVHPHHVHHHHHLHHHHHGHHHPSHPGVGSAPISGGPPPSPSFRRLSTTGISDNATSTAPVSAASSTGSPASVVTNIRTTSTPGNLGVSPATGTSTLNNMGGGSSSVASSVLGTINLSNITSTGNVNALSGTSSNVNVNILSGVGNGTSASSSVINNVTNPTAGMAVGSSQQQPASGTSRFRVVKLDSSSEPFKKGRWTCTEFYDKENTVAVSEGVAVNKAVETIKQNPLEVTSERESTSGSSVSSNVSTLSHYTESVGSGEMGAPTVVQQQAFQGVGPQQMDFSSAAPPAIPASSIPQSVSQSQLAQVQLHSQEVNYPQQKPGVQPPAQASLTTVTGVQPAPVNILGVSPSMGHQQPAIQSMAQQQLPYSQPAQPVQTLPVVQQQQLQYGQQQQQAVPTQMATGHVKPVNQSSVTGTMPDYIQHQQILQSPAPAMQPSSTGVGAGQPVPVAQAQSMQPSVQAHPAAAPAQPVAHAPAAIPGVGTSGQMLNVGQQGSVAAVVQPPSAANQIPPPVMPSTAAPPSSQVVQPVQTGIMQQGLQASASGLPQQMVIAQQNTLLPVQPQAQGVESVVQGMTGQQLPAVSPIPSASTVPAPSQAGSAVPPGIPSASIGLGQPQNIAQASAVQNGNLAQSVSQPPLISTSIGMPVAQSVPQQIPLSSTQFPAQSLAQSVVSQIEDGRRPAEPSLVGLPQAASGESGVGASAVSDGGSSNVPSSASLFPLKVLPLTTPLVDGEDESSSGASVVAIDNKIEQAMDLVKSHLMYAVREEVEVLKEQIKELIEKNSQLEQENTLLKTLASPEQLAQFQAQLQTGSPPASSQSQGTTQQPAQPASQGSGPSA, encoded by the coding sequence ATGCACCAGACTGACTCAGCCGCAGACATTAGTGCTAGGAAGATGGCGCACCCGGCAATGTTTCCTAGAAGgggcagcagcagtagcagcgGCAGCAGCTGCGTTACTGCTCCCACTGCACCAGGTACCGGCGTTGGGAGCGCTGCCCTCTCCGCCGAGGATTATCAGCCGCCTTTGCTGGTCCAGCCGCCGCCTTCATCTCCTGCAGCATCTTCATCAGCGGGTCCACAGCCGACACCCCCTCCTCCACAAAGCCTGAACCTTCTCTCGCAGTCTCAGCTCCAGCCACAGCCTCTTGCACAGACCGGAGcgcaaatgaaaaagaaaagtggctTCCAAATTACCAGTGTGACCCCTGCCCAAATATCAGCTAGTATGAGCTCTAATAACAGCATAGCTGAGGATACAGAAAGCTACGATGACTTGGATGAGTCCCACACTGAAGACCTGTCGTCTTCAGAAATCTTGGATGTTTCTTTATCCAGGGCCACTGACTTGGGAGAACCTGAGAGGAGCTCCTCTGAAGAGACTTTAAATAACTTCCAGGAGGCAGAAACTCCTGGGGCTGTTTCTCCCAACCAGCCTCATCTTCCTCAGCAGCATGCTCCTCTGCCTCACCACCTACAGCAGAGTGTTGTGATCAATGGAAGTGTTCACCCCCATCACGTtcatcaccaccaccatcttCACCACCACCATCATGGACACCATCATCCGTCGCATCCTGGGGTGGGCAGTGCCCCGATTTCTGGAGGACCACCGCCCAGTCCATCATTTAGAAGACTATCAACAACTGGAATCTCTGACAATGCTACATCAACTGCACCAGTTTCTGCTGCATCATCCACTGGTTCCCCGGCATCTGTCGTGACTAATATCCGCACTACAAGTACTCCTGGCAATTTAGGTGTAAGTCCTGCTACTGGAACTAGTACCTTAAATAATATGGGTGGTGGCAGTTCTAGTGTGGCAAGCAGTGTGCTTGGTACTATAAATTTAAGCAACATCACAAGTACTGGTAATGTAAATGCTTTGTCTGGAACTAGCAGCAATGTTAATGTGAATATCTTGAGTGGTGTTGGCAATGGTACGAGTGCTTCCTCTAGTGTCATTAACAATGTTACTAATCCAACTGCAGGAATGGCAGTGGGATcaagccagcagcagcctgcatcTGGCACATCAAGGTTTAGGGTTGTAAAATTAGATTCTAGTTCTGAACCTTTCAAAAAAGGTAGATGGACTTGCACTGAATTCTATgataaagaaaacactgttgCAGTTTCAGAAGGAGTAGCAGTAAACAAAGCAGTAGAGACGATAAAACAAAACCCGCTTGAAGTGACTTCTGAAAGGGAGAGCACCAGTGGGAGTTCTGTTAGCAGCAATGTAAGCACACTGAGTCACTATACAGAAAGTGTGGGAAGTGGAGAAATGGGAGCACCTACTGTGGTACAGCAGCAAGCGTTTCAAGGTGTGGGTCCGCAGCAGATGGATTTTAGCAGCGCTGCTCCTCCGGCAATTCCAGCATCTAGTATACCACAGAGTGTTTCTCAATCACAGCTTGCACAAGTCCAGCTGCATTCTCAAGAAGTAAACTATCCACAGCAGAAGCCAGGGGTCCAACCTCCTGCACAGGCCAGTCTAACCACTGTTACAGGGGTTCAGCCTGCCCCAGTTAATATACTAGGTGTATCCCCATCTATGGGCCACCAGCAACCTGCCATTCAAAGTATGGCTCAACAGCAGCTACCGTATTCTCAGCCGGCGCAGCCTGTGCAGACTTTGCCAgttgtacagcagcagcagttgcagTATggacaacagcagcaacaggcaGTTCCTACGCAGATGGCCACAGGTCACGTTAAGCCGGTGAACCAAAGCTCTGTTACCGGGACTATGCCAGACTACATTCAACATCAGCAGATCCTTCAGTCTCCAGCCCCTGCCATGCAGCCCAGTTCTACGGGAGtaggagcagggcagccagtTCCCGTTGCTCAGGCACAGAGCATGCAGCCTTCAGTACAAGCACatccagctgctgccccagctcAGCCTGTTGCACATGCTCCAGCAGCGATACCAGGTGTTGGTACCAGTGGTCAAATGCTGAATGTTGGGCAGCAAGGAAGCGTAGCCGCTGTGGTGCAACCACCATCTGCTGCAAACCAAATTCCACCTCCAGTTATGCCGTCAACGGCTGCTCCTCCATCTTCACAAGTAGTGCAGCCTGTGCAGACAGGAATAATGCAGCAGGGATTGCAGGCTAGCGCTTCAGGCCTTCCTCAGCAAATGGTCATTGCTCAGCAAAACACCTTGTTACCTGTACAGCCACAGGCACAAGGAGTGGAATCTGTAGTCCAAGGGATGactgggcagcagctgcctgcagttAGCCCTATACCTTCTGCTAGTACTGTTCCTGCACCAAGTCAAGCTGGTTCAGCTGTGCCTCCTGGCATACCTTCTGCTTCTATAGGTTTGGGACAGCCACAGAATATAGCACAAGCTTCAGCTGTGCAGAATGGGAATTTGGCTCAAAGTGTTAGTCAGCCTCCCTTGATATCAACAAGTATAGGTATGCCAGTGGCACAGAGTGTGCCCCAGCAGATACCGCTAAGCTCTACCCAGTTCCCCGCACAATCACTAGCTCAGTCAGTTGTAAGCCAAATCGAAGATGGCAGACGCCCTGCAGAACCTTCCTTGGTGGGTTTACCTCAAGCTGCTAGTGGCGAGAGTGGTGTTGGAGCATCAGCCGTTTCAGATGGTGGTAGCAGCAACGTGCCATCCTCTGCTTCCCTCTTTCCGCTGAAGGTGCTACCATTGACAACTCCCCTCGTAGATGGTGAGGACGAGAG
- the TSC22D1 gene encoding TSC22 domain family protein 1 isoform X2, with protein sequence MAHPAMFPRRGSSSSSGSSCVTAPTAPGTGVGSAALSAEDYQPPLLVQPPPSSPAASSSAGPQPTPPPPQSLNLLSQSQLQPQPLAQTGAQMKKKSGFQITSVTPAQISASMSSNNSIAEDTESYDDLDESHTEDLSSSEILDVSLSRATDLGEPERSSSEETLNNFQEAETPGAVSPNQPHLPQQHAPLPHHLQQSVVINGSVHPHHVHHHHHLHHHHHGHHHPSHPGVGSAPISGGPPPSPSFRRLSTTGISDNATSTAPVSAASSTGSPASVVTNIRTTSTPGNLGVSPATGTSTLNNMGGGSSSVASSVLGTINLSNITSTGNVNALSGTSSNVNVNILSGVGNGTSASSSVINNVTNPTAGMAVGSSQQQPASGTSRFRVVKLDSSSEPFKKGRWTCTEFYDKENTVAVSEGVAVNKAVETIKQNPLEVTSERESTSGSSVSSNVSTLSHYTESVGSGEMGAPTVVQQQAFQGVGPQQMDFSSAAPPAIPASSIPQSVSQSQLAQVQLHSQEVNYPQQKPGVQPPAQASLTTVTGVQPAPVNILGVSPSMGHQQPAIQSMAQQQLPYSQPAQPVQTLPVVQQQQLQYGQQQQQAVPTQMATGHVKPVNQSSVTGTMPDYIQHQQILQSPAPAMQPSSTGVGAGQPVPVAQAQSMQPSVQAHPAAAPAQPVAHAPAAIPGVGTSGQMLNVGQQGSVAAVVQPPSAANQIPPPVMPSTAAPPSSQVVQPVQTGIMQQGLQASASGLPQQMVIAQQNTLLPVQPQAQGVESVVQGMTGQQLPAVSPIPSASTVPAPSQAGSAVPPGIPSASIGLGQPQNIAQASAVQNGNLAQSVSQPPLISTSIGMPVAQSVPQQIPLSSTQFPAQSLAQSVVSQIEDGRRPAEPSLVGLPQAASGESGVGASAVSDGGSSNVPSSASLFPLKVLPLTTPLVDGEDESSSGASVVAIDNKIEQAMDLVKSHLMYAVREEVEVLKEQIKELIEKNSQLEQENTLLKTLASPEQLAQFQAQLQTGSPPASSQSQGTTQQPAQPASQGSGPSA encoded by the coding sequence ATGGCGCACCCGGCAATGTTTCCTAGAAGgggcagcagcagtagcagcgGCAGCAGCTGCGTTACTGCTCCCACTGCACCAGGTACCGGCGTTGGGAGCGCTGCCCTCTCCGCCGAGGATTATCAGCCGCCTTTGCTGGTCCAGCCGCCGCCTTCATCTCCTGCAGCATCTTCATCAGCGGGTCCACAGCCGACACCCCCTCCTCCACAAAGCCTGAACCTTCTCTCGCAGTCTCAGCTCCAGCCACAGCCTCTTGCACAGACCGGAGcgcaaatgaaaaagaaaagtggctTCCAAATTACCAGTGTGACCCCTGCCCAAATATCAGCTAGTATGAGCTCTAATAACAGCATAGCTGAGGATACAGAAAGCTACGATGACTTGGATGAGTCCCACACTGAAGACCTGTCGTCTTCAGAAATCTTGGATGTTTCTTTATCCAGGGCCACTGACTTGGGAGAACCTGAGAGGAGCTCCTCTGAAGAGACTTTAAATAACTTCCAGGAGGCAGAAACTCCTGGGGCTGTTTCTCCCAACCAGCCTCATCTTCCTCAGCAGCATGCTCCTCTGCCTCACCACCTACAGCAGAGTGTTGTGATCAATGGAAGTGTTCACCCCCATCACGTtcatcaccaccaccatcttCACCACCACCATCATGGACACCATCATCCGTCGCATCCTGGGGTGGGCAGTGCCCCGATTTCTGGAGGACCACCGCCCAGTCCATCATTTAGAAGACTATCAACAACTGGAATCTCTGACAATGCTACATCAACTGCACCAGTTTCTGCTGCATCATCCACTGGTTCCCCGGCATCTGTCGTGACTAATATCCGCACTACAAGTACTCCTGGCAATTTAGGTGTAAGTCCTGCTACTGGAACTAGTACCTTAAATAATATGGGTGGTGGCAGTTCTAGTGTGGCAAGCAGTGTGCTTGGTACTATAAATTTAAGCAACATCACAAGTACTGGTAATGTAAATGCTTTGTCTGGAACTAGCAGCAATGTTAATGTGAATATCTTGAGTGGTGTTGGCAATGGTACGAGTGCTTCCTCTAGTGTCATTAACAATGTTACTAATCCAACTGCAGGAATGGCAGTGGGATcaagccagcagcagcctgcatcTGGCACATCAAGGTTTAGGGTTGTAAAATTAGATTCTAGTTCTGAACCTTTCAAAAAAGGTAGATGGACTTGCACTGAATTCTATgataaagaaaacactgttgCAGTTTCAGAAGGAGTAGCAGTAAACAAAGCAGTAGAGACGATAAAACAAAACCCGCTTGAAGTGACTTCTGAAAGGGAGAGCACCAGTGGGAGTTCTGTTAGCAGCAATGTAAGCACACTGAGTCACTATACAGAAAGTGTGGGAAGTGGAGAAATGGGAGCACCTACTGTGGTACAGCAGCAAGCGTTTCAAGGTGTGGGTCCGCAGCAGATGGATTTTAGCAGCGCTGCTCCTCCGGCAATTCCAGCATCTAGTATACCACAGAGTGTTTCTCAATCACAGCTTGCACAAGTCCAGCTGCATTCTCAAGAAGTAAACTATCCACAGCAGAAGCCAGGGGTCCAACCTCCTGCACAGGCCAGTCTAACCACTGTTACAGGGGTTCAGCCTGCCCCAGTTAATATACTAGGTGTATCCCCATCTATGGGCCACCAGCAACCTGCCATTCAAAGTATGGCTCAACAGCAGCTACCGTATTCTCAGCCGGCGCAGCCTGTGCAGACTTTGCCAgttgtacagcagcagcagttgcagTATggacaacagcagcaacaggcaGTTCCTACGCAGATGGCCACAGGTCACGTTAAGCCGGTGAACCAAAGCTCTGTTACCGGGACTATGCCAGACTACATTCAACATCAGCAGATCCTTCAGTCTCCAGCCCCTGCCATGCAGCCCAGTTCTACGGGAGtaggagcagggcagccagtTCCCGTTGCTCAGGCACAGAGCATGCAGCCTTCAGTACAAGCACatccagctgctgccccagctcAGCCTGTTGCACATGCTCCAGCAGCGATACCAGGTGTTGGTACCAGTGGTCAAATGCTGAATGTTGGGCAGCAAGGAAGCGTAGCCGCTGTGGTGCAACCACCATCTGCTGCAAACCAAATTCCACCTCCAGTTATGCCGTCAACGGCTGCTCCTCCATCTTCACAAGTAGTGCAGCCTGTGCAGACAGGAATAATGCAGCAGGGATTGCAGGCTAGCGCTTCAGGCCTTCCTCAGCAAATGGTCATTGCTCAGCAAAACACCTTGTTACCTGTACAGCCACAGGCACAAGGAGTGGAATCTGTAGTCCAAGGGATGactgggcagcagctgcctgcagttAGCCCTATACCTTCTGCTAGTACTGTTCCTGCACCAAGTCAAGCTGGTTCAGCTGTGCCTCCTGGCATACCTTCTGCTTCTATAGGTTTGGGACAGCCACAGAATATAGCACAAGCTTCAGCTGTGCAGAATGGGAATTTGGCTCAAAGTGTTAGTCAGCCTCCCTTGATATCAACAAGTATAGGTATGCCAGTGGCACAGAGTGTGCCCCAGCAGATACCGCTAAGCTCTACCCAGTTCCCCGCACAATCACTAGCTCAGTCAGTTGTAAGCCAAATCGAAGATGGCAGACGCCCTGCAGAACCTTCCTTGGTGGGTTTACCTCAAGCTGCTAGTGGCGAGAGTGGTGTTGGAGCATCAGCCGTTTCAGATGGTGGTAGCAGCAACGTGCCATCCTCTGCTTCCCTCTTTCCGCTGAAGGTGCTACCATTGACAACTCCCCTCGTAGATGGTGAGGACGAGAG